From Deltaproteobacteria bacterium, a single genomic window includes:
- a CDS encoding alpha/beta hydrolase — MDMHKIQVGPDAREVYYYRVGRGTPLLYLHHMLGLAGFEPALELLAKSYDVIAPYAPGWGPAKDQLPDFDAGPLDLLLHQCDILDAFGLTSAHVVGVSIGAWMAAELAAIVPQRVQRLVLVNPVGLWLDEVGGEDPFAQHPGMPSAILFADPEGRQKHLFTGRDKMDALVEELLNLRASAKFLWPIPDTGIKRRMARIKAPTLVVTSDKDVIVPPGYGPAWQANIKGSRLATLRNAGHVAELDQPAEFARVVSGFLGHDTMAKVA; from the coding sequence ATGGATATGCACAAAATCCAAGTCGGCCCTGACGCCCGCGAGGTGTATTACTACCGCGTTGGGCGTGGGACTCCACTGTTGTACTTACACCACATGCTTGGGTTAGCCGGCTTCGAACCAGCCCTCGAACTGCTGGCCAAGTCCTACGACGTTATCGCTCCGTACGCGCCAGGCTGGGGACCAGCCAAGGATCAGCTTCCTGACTTCGATGCCGGGCCGCTTGATCTGCTCCTACACCAGTGTGACATCCTTGACGCGTTCGGACTGACCTCTGCCCATGTCGTTGGTGTGAGTATCGGCGCGTGGATGGCTGCCGAGCTTGCGGCTATTGTTCCACAGCGCGTGCAACGCCTGGTCTTGGTCAATCCCGTCGGGTTGTGGCTGGACGAGGTCGGTGGCGAGGACCCGTTCGCGCAGCACCCAGGCATGCCGTCTGCGATCTTGTTCGCCGATCCAGAGGGACGGCAGAAACATCTGTTCACCGGGCGTGACAAAATGGACGCACTTGTCGAGGAGTTGCTGAACCTGCGCGCGAGTGCAAAATTTCTGTGGCCGATTCCGGATACCGGCATCAAGCGGCGTATGGCCCGGATCAAAGCTCCGACACTGGTTGTGACGAGCGACAAGGATGTGATTGTCCCACCAGGCTACGGTCCTGCCTGGCAAGCGAATATCAAGGGGTCGCGACTCGCAACGTTGCGCAATGCCGGTCACGTCGCCGAACTCGACCAGCCAGCCGAGTTTGCACGAGTGGTTAGCGGGTTCCTGGGACACGACACGATGGCCAAAGTCGCGTGA